A window of Gemmatimonadota bacterium contains these coding sequences:
- the lipA gene encoding lipoyl synthase, whose product MGRHRAEPLPERKPSWLKVKAPGGKNYLHLKNMMRDLDLHTVCEEAHCPNVGECWEHGTATFMILGDVCTRNCAYCAVAHGRPPKFDPAEPSRVAEAALKMNLRHLVITSVDRDDLPDFGAWAFAETIRQVHEAVPGCSVEVLVPDFQGNEDAIRSVLEARPEIYNHNTETVPRLYKKARPGGRYERVLEIFRLSKRLAPDIPTKTGIILGMGETNEEVLQTMRELRAVDVDILTLGQYLRPSNDHIALDRYVTPQEFRMFYEQGMTMGFKHVESAPLVRSSYHAWEQVQAAGVAVEG is encoded by the coding sequence ATGGGTCGGCACCGCGCCGAGCCGCTCCCGGAGCGCAAGCCGTCCTGGCTCAAGGTCAAGGCGCCGGGCGGGAAGAACTACCTGCATCTCAAGAACATGATGCGGGACCTCGACCTGCACACGGTCTGCGAAGAGGCCCACTGCCCGAACGTCGGCGAGTGCTGGGAGCACGGCACCGCGACCTTCATGATCCTCGGCGATGTCTGCACCCGCAACTGCGCGTATTGCGCCGTCGCGCACGGCCGGCCGCCCAAGTTCGACCCGGCGGAGCCGAGCCGGGTGGCCGAAGCGGCCCTCAAGATGAACCTCCGCCACCTCGTGATCACGAGCGTCGATCGCGATGACCTCCCCGACTTCGGCGCCTGGGCGTTCGCCGAGACCATCCGGCAGGTGCACGAGGCGGTCCCGGGCTGCTCGGTCGAGGTGCTCGTGCCCGACTTCCAGGGGAACGAGGACGCGATCCGCTCGGTCCTCGAGGCGCGTCCCGAGATCTACAACCACAACACCGAGACCGTGCCGCGCCTCTACAAGAAGGCGCGGCCCGGCGGCCGCTACGAGCGCGTGCTCGAGATCTTCCGCCTCAGCAAGCGCCTCGCCCCCGACATCCCGACCAAGACGGGCATCATCCTCGGGATGGGGGAGACCAACGAGGAGGTCCTCCAGACCATGCGCGAGCTGCGCGCGGTCGACGTCGACATCCTCACGCTCGGCCAGTACCTCCGCCCGTCGAACGACCACATCGCGCTCGACCGCTACGTCACGCCGCAGGAGTTCCGGATGTTCTACGAACAGGGCATGACGATGGGCTTCAAGCACGTCGAGTCGGCGCCGCTGGTCCGGTCGAGCTACCACGCCTGGGAGCAGGTGCAGGCCGCGGGAGTCGCCGTCGAAGGTTGA
- the pdhA gene encoding pyruvate dehydrogenase (acetyl-transferring) E1 component subunit alpha, with translation MAAKKKTDSKGLPGDATLRRELLHSMLLQRRFEEKVGEAYALGKIGGFCHLYIGQEAVSTGVLSMLRPDDYVITTYRDHGQALARGMTPRSIMAELFGRIDGCSRGKGGSMHLFDRNLNFLGGHGIVGGHVPIAAGVGFAIKYRGGDQVIACFMGESVVNTGAFHEALNMAALWKLPCLFIIENNKYGMGTAVERAAAIKDLSRRSDAYDGMHGEYVDGQDVFAVREGMERALEIARRESKPVLLEIRTYRYMGHSMSDAVSGTYRTKAELDEYLKRDPINLLKARMMEAGDLTDADVAAMEQEVKATCQDAWDFADASPEPPLEALYEDVLVDTTS, from the coding sequence ATGGCCGCCAAGAAGAAGACGGACAGCAAAGGCCTGCCCGGCGACGCGACCCTGCGCCGCGAGCTGCTGCACTCGATGCTCCTCCAGCGCCGCTTCGAGGAGAAGGTCGGCGAGGCCTACGCGCTCGGGAAGATCGGCGGGTTCTGCCACCTCTACATCGGGCAGGAGGCCGTCTCCACCGGCGTGCTCTCCATGCTCCGCCCCGACGACTACGTCATCACCACCTACCGTGACCACGGCCAGGCGCTCGCGCGCGGCATGACGCCCCGGTCGATCATGGCCGAGCTCTTCGGTCGCATCGATGGCTGCTCGCGCGGCAAGGGTGGCTCGATGCACCTGTTCGACCGCAACCTGAACTTCCTCGGCGGCCACGGCATCGTCGGCGGGCACGTGCCGATCGCGGCCGGCGTGGGCTTCGCCATCAAGTACCGTGGCGGCGACCAGGTCATCGCCTGCTTCATGGGCGAATCGGTCGTGAACACGGGGGCGTTCCACGAGGCGCTCAACATGGCCGCGCTCTGGAAGCTCCCCTGCCTGTTCATCATCGAGAACAACAAGTACGGGATGGGCACCGCCGTCGAGCGCGCCGCGGCGATCAAGGACCTCTCGCGCCGTTCCGACGCGTACGACGGCATGCATGGCGAGTACGTCGACGGCCAGGACGTCTTCGCCGTGCGCGAGGGGATGGAGCGCGCGCTCGAGATCGCGCGGCGCGAGTCGAAGCCCGTCCTCCTCGAGATCCGCACCTACCGCTACATGGGCCACTCGATGTCCGATGCGGTCTCGGGCACCTATCGCACCAAGGCCGAGCTCGACGAGTACCTCAAGCGCGATCCGATCAACCTGCTCAAGGCGCGCATGATGGAGGCGGGCGACCTCACCGACGCCGACGTCGCCGCCATGGAGCAGGAGGTCAAGGCGACCTGCCAGGACGCCTGGGACTTCGCCGACGCGAGCCCCGAACCCCCGCTCGAGGCGCTCTACGAAGACGTCCTCGTCGACACCACGAGCTGA